In a genomic window of Lycium ferocissimum isolate CSIRO_LF1 chromosome 9, AGI_CSIRO_Lferr_CH_V1, whole genome shotgun sequence:
- the LOC132032159 gene encoding putative receptor-like protein kinase At3g47110, producing the protein MGRIPVSLSNASNLLQLDLAINKLIGSLPLSFGNLRALIFLNIPSKQLRSDDLNFLTPLMNCSRLKHLDISNNKFTGEFPRSIGNLSSKLSWLNFYNNSIHGSIPAELEKLVGLNTVGTGLNFLTKYGMGAAAPRWGDVYSYAIVLLDLFTGNSPVDETFQDGLNLHNFVKCSCNIPYGYVKMRHELISMDSED; encoded by the exons ATGGGACGTATACCTGTTTCATTATCCAATGCTTCAAATCTACTCCAGCTAGATTTAGCAATTAACAAACTCATTGGATCCCTACCTCtgagttttggaaacttaagggctctcattttccttaatatcccTTCAAAACAACTTAGAAGTGATgatttgaattttcttactcCTTTAATGAATTGTAGCAGGCTAAAACATCTTGATATTTCTAACAACAAGTTTACTGGCGAGTTTCCAAGATCTATTGGCAACTTATCATCCAAGTTGAGTTGGCTAAACTTTTACAATAACTCTATACACGGGAGCATTCCTGCAGAGTTAGAAAAACTTGTCGGTTTAAACACGGTAGGGACGGGACTAAACTTCTTGACAA AATATGGCATGGGAGCTGCTGCACCAAGATGGGGAGATGTCTATAGCTATGCTATTGTCTTGTTGGATCTGTTCACTGGAAATAGTCCTGTTGATGAAACATTTCAAGATGGTCTCAACCTTCATAACTTTGTCAAATGTTCGTGTAACATCCCGTATGGTTACGTTAAGATGCGCCACGAGTTGATCAGTATGGATTCAGAGGATTAA